The genomic interval TTCTCGATGCGCGCGAGGATTCCCTCGGGATTTCCATGACGGTTATCGGGTACGATCATCCGGGGGTCCTGTCCATGATCACGGGCGTTCTCTCGGCCATGGGATTTCAGACCGTATCGGGCAGGATATTTTCTTCGAGCCGCGCGGCGCCGCTGCCGTCCGGGCGGCGGGTCATTATCGACCGATTCAGGGGCGCGCTGGCGGGCGCTATCTATTCCCCGCTCTGGATCGCCGATGTGCGCAGGCACGTGGCCGGATTTTTCGCCCTGCTCGAAAGGGGGGACGACGAATCGGCCGTACGGGCGCGCCGCTATGTCAACGAACTGGTTGCCGATTCCCTTCCCTCCAGGCTTGGTGCGCCGGAAATCTTCTATCCCATTTCGGTCGAAATGTTCCCCATACAGGCCCCCTCCACACTCATGCGCGTTACCGGCCAGGATACCCCGTACTTCCTTTACGCGCTCACGGGAGCGCTCGGTCTCCAGGGGATTGAAATAGAAGAGGTGGTTATCGAAACATCGGAAGGCGAGGCCACCGACGAAATAACGTTCGTCGATACGGCGGGGGGAAGCGTCATCGGAACGCGCAAACAGGACGAGATTACGTTCACCACCCTCCTGGCCAAGCAGTTCACCTATTTTCTCGCGGCCGCCCCCGATCCGTTCGAGGCGCTTGTGCGCTTCGAACTCCTGCTCGCCGATATTACCGGCCTCCCGGGACGTGAAGACTGGCGCGCCCTCATCGCGGATCCGCGGTTCATGAAAGACCTGGCGAAGCTCCTTGGCGCCAGCACCTTCCTGTGGGAGGACGTAGTGCGCCTGCAATACGAGACCGTGCTGCCGCTCCTGGGCGGAGGTCCGGACAGGGCGTTCGCATGTCCCCTGGGGCAGATCGACTCCCGTCTCGCGGAGGTCATGGACGGGCGCCGGGACTATGCGGAAAAGATCGCGGCCTTGAACGAATTCAAGGATCGCGAAATTTTCCTGATAGACCTCGACCACCTGCTTAACGCCGGCCGCGACTTCCGGTCCTTCGCCGAACATCTCACGGAACTGGCGGAAGCGGTCATTCGCGCGGCCGTGGGGGCGGCTTTTCGGGAGCTCGCCGCCCTGTACGGCGACCCGCGCACCGTTGCGGGGCTTGAAGCCCAGTACGCCGTCATGGCCCTGGGAAAGATGGGAGGAGCGGCCCTGGGCTACGCCTCGGATCTGGAACTCATGATCGTCTACAGCGACGCCGGTGAAACGAACGGCGGGACCCCCGTTCCCAACACCGAATATTTCGAGCGCATGGTACAGATGCTCGTCGCCGCCGTGCGCGCGAAAAGGGAAGGAATTTTCGAGATCGATCTCAGGCTCCGCCCCTATGGAGGAGACGGTCCCCTGGCCGTGAGCCTGGACGCCTTCTGCCGCTATTATGGCCTCCGGGGCGATGCGCGCTCCTGGGAGCGCCTTTCACTGGTCAGGATGCGCTGCATCGGGGGCGACCGGTCCTTTGGCGCCCGGCTCGAGCGGCTCAGGGACGAGTTCATTTACGGCGGGGGCTCCATCGATATCGGCGAGATTCACCGTTTGCGGGAGCGCCAGTTTAAAGAGCTCGCCGGTTTGCGCCCCAACGCGAAATACACCCCGGGGGCGCTCGCCGATCTCGAGTACGCGGTGCAGCTCCTGCAGGTGCGCTTCGGGTGGCAGAATCCCGCGCTCAGGACGCCGCGGATACACAGCGCCCTGGCGGGTCTCGCCCGGTGCGGGGTGCTCACCGCGGACGAAGGGGACGAGATTGGCGAGGCGTACGATTTTCTCCGGCGCCTCATCAACGGGCTTCGCATGCTTCGCGGAAACGCCCGCGATCTCTTCCTTCCCGCCCCGGGCTCACTGGAATACGGCCACGTGGCCCGTCGCATGGGCTATGGCTTCGCCGACGGTCTTTCTGCGGCGCAGCAGCTGCACGTTGACTTTGACACCCATACCGCGTTGGTGAGGGCCTTCATCACTCGCCATTTCGGCACGGAGGGCCTGCTCATAAGCGGGGAGGGGACGATAGCCGATCTTGTCGTCGCAGGAAGCGATTCCCCGGGGATCGATGCCGTCGCGGTTCTGGCGAGGTACGGATTCCAAAATTCAAAACGGGCGATGGAAAACCTGAAGCGCCTGTCCGGAAGAGCGGGGGATCGCGGGCGCTTCACCAGGTTATCCGTGCTCGCCGCGGATTTCATGCGGCAGTCGGCCGATCCGGACATGGCCCTGAACAATTGGGAGCGTTTCACCGAGGCCATAGGCGATCCGGCCGCTCACTTCCGCTCCATGTCGAGCCAGCCCCGTAAATTGGAGCTTCTCGCGGGCATCTTTGCCGCCAGCCAGTTCCTGGCGGACATCCTTATCGGTAACCCGGATTTTCTTGACTGGACCCTCGACCCGAACAATCTCTACCGGCCGCTTTCGAAAGATGCCCTGGTGCGCGAGCTTTCCGGCGGTCCGGGCTCAAGGGGTATCGACGACGAATGGCGCGCGCGTATTCGTCGTGTTAAACGACGCGAGATACTCCGTATAGGCACGCGGGACATCTGCCTGGGCATGCCCCTGGACGATATTGTATCGGACCTCTCGATCCTTGCCGACGCGTTCGTGGAGGCGAGCGTTGCCAGGAGCGCGAGACTGCCCGGATGGGCCCTCCGGAGCGACTATTCCGTCATTGCACTCGGTAAACTCGGCGGCGCGGAGCTCAATTACAGCTCCGATATCGATCTCCTCCTGGTTGTCGACCGGGAAGGCGAGGCGGCGGAAGAGGCCGCACTCATGGAGCGCCTGATCGATGACCTTTCGAGGCAGACCGGCGATGGGTACGCCTACCGGGTGGATATTCGATTGCGTCCGCATGGCAGCGCAGGCCCCATGGCGAGCGGCATAGGGGCGCTGGAGGAATACTACGGGCGCATCGCCTCGCTTTGGGAACTGCAGGCGCTCATCAAGGCGCGGTCCGTGGCGGGGAACGAACGGGCGGGGCGCGCATTCGTCGACCGGGTGCGGCCGATCGTGGCGGCGCGGCGGCGAGGCGAGGAGATCGCGCAAAGCATCGCCCGCATGCGCGACCTGGCCGAGCTCGGGCAGAACCGGGGGCTTTCCCACGGATTTGACGTAAAAAACGGCATCGGGGGGATACGCGACATCGAATTCGCGGTCCAGGGACTGCAGCTCGCCGCCCTGTGGGAATATCCGGAGTTGTACCAGGGGAACACGCGAAAGGCGCTGGCGCTGCTCCGGGACCGTGGACTTATAAGCGCCGGGGAGGCTGGGCAACTGGACGAGGGATATACCCTGCTGAGAAGCATTGAGCATTGTCTCCAGCTTTTTGAAGACCGGCAGGTGCACGCGCTCCCCCTCGATGCCGCCGAGTTATCCGGCCTCGCCCGGCGCGTGAGCCGGGGCGGAGAATCGGCGACCGTATTTCTTGACCGCGTGGAAAAATGCAGCAGGGGAATCCGCGATATTTATAACCGGACGCTTCACAGGATTTCAGAAGACAGGCTAGGGGCTTCCATTTAATTGAACTGATCATTACCCACATCACAAAACTGCCTCAGGAGGCCCCCTAAATCCCCCGGAGGGGGACTTCGACAATCGGCAGAATATGCATTTACTATCCTTGGCGAATGTCGTTGCCCCGGGGGGTATGGGGGGTGTCTTGTGGGTAATGGGTAGATTAATTGAAAGGGGCCGTCCCGATTGGAGGACGGCCCCTGATGGTCATAATGCAACCGGACGAACGGGACAAGGCTTCACCCTATCGCGTCGCCGCCGCGTTCGTCGGTACGGATGCGTATGCAGTCGTTGAGGTCGAGGATGAAAATCTTGCCGTCCCCGATCTCGCCCTCGCGCGCGCCGCGCTTGATCGCCTGCACGGTGCGCTCGACGTACGCCTCGTTGACGGCCACCTCGATCTTCACCTTGCGCAAGAGGTTCCCGACCTCCTTGACGCCGCGATACACCTCCGTGATCCCTTTCTGGCGTCCGCAGCCGAGCACCTCGCTCACCGTCTTCAAATAAATTTCTTCCTTGTCAAGCTCGGCAAGCACGTCCTCGAGCTTGTGGGGCCTGATGATTGCGATGATATACTTCATGAATAGTCCTCCTGGTTGACTGTATTCCGGGTCTCGCGCTACTCGTGGAGCGTATAGCCGGTTTCACCGTGCTGCGTGAGGTCGAGCCCTATGTTCTCGGAACGCTGCTCGACGCGCATTCCCACGAGCTTGTCGACGACCTTGTAGAGAATGAAGGTCATGACCGCGGAGTAACCCACGGCGACGATCGTGGTGATGAATTGGACCAACAGCTGGTGGGCGTTTCCGTAGAAGAGGCCGTCGTTTCCCGCGGCATTGATGCTCTTGGTCGCGAAGAGTCCCGTGGCCAGGGCACCGATAATACCCCCCACACCGTGAACACCGAATACGTCAAGGGAGTCGTCGTACCCGAATTTCGCCTTGACCTTCGTGACGAAGAAGAAGCAGACCACTCCCGCCATCCCGCCTATGGCCAGCGCCGCCAAGGGGGTGACGTAACCGGCGGCGGGGGTTACCGCGACGAGTCCCGCGACCAGGCCGGTCGCCACGCCGAGCATTGTGGGCACTTCATTCAGGGTCCAGTCCAGGATCATCCACGTGAGGCCTGCCGCGGCGGCGGCGGTGTTGGTGTTGACGAACGCGGACACGGCGAGTCCGCCCGCCGATCCGGCGCTTCCCGCGTTGAAGCCGAACCATCCGAACCACAGCATGCCCGCTCCCAGCACCGCGAACGGAAGGTTGTGGGGCGCGTAATGGCGTTCACCGCCGTGCCGCTTTCCGAGCAGGAGGATGAAGACCAGGGCCGCGACACCCGCGTTCACGTGGATCACCGTGCCGCCCGCGAAATCAAGCGCTCCCATCGATGCCAGCCAGCCGTCCTTCGCCCATACCCAGTGGGCCAGGGGATCGTACACCAGCGTCGCCCAGAGCAGGGTGAACAGCATGAAACCCGAGAACTTGATCCTTTCGACGAATGCGCCGATTATCAGCGCCGGCGTGATGACCGCGAACATCATCTGGAAAGCCATGAAAAGCTGGTGGGGAACCGTGTTGAAATAGGTGTCGTGCGGTTCCAGGCCCACGCCCGCAAGGCCCAGCCAGTCGAGCCCTCCGATAAATCCGCCCTTGTCGGGGCCGAACGAAATGCTGTAGCCGAAGAGTACCCACTGCACCGATATGAGGCATAGTATGGCCATGCACTGCATGAGAACGGAAAGCACGTTTTTCTTGCGTACAAGCCCCCCGTAGAAAAAGGCAAGCATAGGCGTCATCATCATAACCAGGGCGGTAGCGATAAGCACCCATACGACGTCGCTGGAAACGATTTTATCCATGTAGGCTCCTCCGAATTTAGTGAGAATAATTGTTAAGGATAATTAAACTTCAGAGCAGGAAACTGTCAAAAAATTACATCGAACGCGGCGGCCGGGGGACGCAATTTAACATGGAGGTAATATAGCGAAAAAAATCGGGCGCGAATATTTCAGGCGTGTTAAATTATGCGGGCGATGTGCGGAAAAAATTTCGCGGCACTAAGGATTTAACGTTAGGCGATATTGCGAATTAATGACGGCTGATAAAAAGGCGGGCGATACCCGGGGGGTCGCATCCCCCCGGGTAACCGCCCGCACCATGCTCATTCGACCGGATGCGGCTGTTCAGTACGGTTATTCGCCCTTGAATTCGGGCTTCCGCTTCTGCGCGAACGCCGTCATTCCCTCGATCATGTCCTTGGTCGAGAAAAGCTTCACGAGCTCCTCGCGCTCCATTTTCAGGTGCTGTTCCGGAGAGATGCCGGGGCTTATCGAGGTGATCTTCAAGAGCGCCTTCACGCAGATCGGGGGCCTTGCCGCGAGCTCGCTGGCGAAGGCGAGGGCCTCTTCCATGAGCTTCCCGTCGTCGCACACGCGGTCGACGAGGCCGATCCGGAGCGCCTCCGCGGCATCTATCTGAGTCCCCATGATCATGAGCTCAAGGGCCTTCGATTTTCCCACCAGGCGGGGAAGGCGCAGCGTGCCCCCGTAACCGGGAATGATGCCCAGGTTCGTCTCGGTCTGGCCTATGCGGGCGGTCTTCTTTATGAAACGGAAATGGCATGAGAGCGCGAGCTCGGCGCCGCCGCCCAGGGCGTGGCCGTTTATCGCGGCGATCACCGGCTTCGAATAATCCTCGATCTTGTTCCAGACGTCCTGGCCCCGCTTAAGGAAATCGACGGGACCATAGTCACCGAATCCCCCCGAGAGGTCGGCGCCCGCGCTGAATATCCTGTCGCCGGAGCCCGTGATGACGAGCGCCCGTATCTCCCTGTTCGTCTCGATGAAATCGAGTTGCCTGCGTATTCCCTCGAAGACCTCGTTGCTGAGCTGGTTTGCCTTGGGCTTGTTTATGGTGAGTATGCCCACGGGGCCGCGCTGTTCGAAGAGAATTGCTTCGGGGCCGGCGGGCTTCGCCGCCGGCGAAGCCTTTTTCCCCATGGTCTTGAACGAACCGTCCCTGATCTCGGGCTCGGGCTTGAGCATGTCGAGCCCGTAGCGCGCCGCCATGGCCTCCAGCGCGTCCACGATCTGTTTCGGCTCTATCCCCCGCGGCAAGCGCGAAGGGGCCCGCGAACGCGTTCATGCCGAACTGCACGGCGGTATCGATGTCCTCGACCGACTGCGCGATGCCTTCCTTGAATACCTTCACCGCTTCGTTCACCTGGACGGAGAGCAGGTGGATTGGGGTGACGTCGGCGCTGTCCTTCGAAGTATCGATGATGGCCTTCCCGTCCTTCCATTCATAGATGCCCTTGCCGCTTTTCATCCCCAGCTCGCCCTTTGAAATCTTGCCGGAAAGGAATTTGCCCGGCTTGTACTGCGGCGACAGGGTTTTCGAGTAATAGTCGAGCGTGTGGCAGAACACATCCAGGCCCACGAAATCCGCGGTCTCGAACGGGGCCATCTTCGCGCCCAGCTTCTTCATTCCCGCGTCGAGCTCGTCCGGCCTTATTTTGCCCTCGTCCAGTATCGCGGAAAGGAGCGCCTGGTTGGGGGCGCTTATCCTGTTCACGATGAAACCGGGACGGTCTTTTAAAACCTTGACGGGGAGCTTGTCGAACCGCCGGGTCACCTGGGCGAGGAGTTCCGCCGCGTCCTCGCCGGTTTTTTCGCCGTAGATAATCTCGACCAGCTTCATGCGCGTCACCGGGTTGAAGAAGTGCATCCCCAGGAAGCGCGAGGGATTGTCGACCACGCCCCCGATCTCGGATACGCTCATGGTCGAGGTGTTGGTCGCGAGTATCGCGTCCGCCGGCGCCAGGTCCGATATTTCTTTGAACACGCTCTTTTTCAAATCCATGATCTCGGGAACGGCCTCTATGACTATCTGCGCATCGGCCACCGCCTTCTTCATGTCGGTCGTGGTCCTGATGCGCTCGCCGGCCATGGCGCGCATCTCTTCCGCTTTCATCTTACCCTTGTCGACCAGGAACTGCAGGCCCTCCCTGATCTTCGCGATCCCGTTGTCCAGGAATTCCTGCTTGATGTCGCGCATGACGACCTCGTACCCGGCCATGGCGCACACCTGGGCGATACCGTGGCCCATCGCGCCCGAACCGATCACCGCAATCTTTTTCACGTCCTCAGCTTTCATGGCAGACTCCTTTATGCTTGATTTTTGTCCCCGGCCGGTGATACGAACGCCCGCCTTCTCACCGCGCGCATCGCGGCCTGACCGGGATAACGGGAATGCAGGGAAAGCCGATCGTCCGGCGAAATTCCCGCGTAGTTGTGACTGTCAACAAAATTGTATAATAGGGTGCTGAATTAGTACACCAATTAATTGGGCATAACGGCACTATTTGCGGGGGCGTGAGAGCGCGCTCCCTTGACACGCCCCGGGCGCGCGCATAGATTATACTATTAAAGAGAGGTAATTTTATGAAAGGCGTAACACGCGGGGCCGGGGGCTTCATGTTTGCAGCGGCGGCGTTGATGACGGCGGCGCTGGTTGCCTGCGGGCCGGGCGAACGGCGCGGGGATATCAAGGTGTCCATGCTCGTGGGGGGCGCGGAACAGGGGGCGGCGGGCGGATGGACCGCACTCAAACTGAACGACGCCATATCCGCGGCCGCCAGGGTGCGCACGGGGGAGGACGCCATGATTGACCTCGCCATTTTCGAGCACGCGGGGCTCAGGCTCCTGGCGAAGAGCGAGGTCGACCTCACCGCGGTTACGGGTGACGATATTCACCTGAAATTCGACGACGGCAATATCCTCATGAAGGTAGGCAGGCTCGAGAAGGGCCGGCGGCTCAGGGTGGAAACGCCTACCGCGGTGGCATCCATTCGCGGCACCCAGTTCTGGGGACAGGTACGCAAGGAGGGAAAAGCGGGTACCTTCGCAGTCAGGGAGGGGAGCATCGAGATTACCATGAAGAAGACATCGAAGACGGTGACGCTCAAGGCCGGTGAGGCGCTGGACTATTCCGCCGATCAGGCGGTCCTGGAAACGCGCAGCGCGAAGGTCGCGGAGATCGAGGCGATGAGCCAGATCGACGGGATCAGGCTTCCCGCGAGCGTGAAATAAAAAGGAAGCTGTAGCTTCCTTTCCGGGGTAACGAGACGATATTGAGAATGTTGCGAGGGGATTAAATTTGTGCAGACATTTCAAAGGGTGTGGTATATCTCATCGGGTTGTGCAACTTCGAATGGAACCGCTTATTGTCCCATACGGGGAGTAAAACCCTCGACTTCAGTCGAAGACTTTAGTATGCTTGCGGGATGGAAAACTAGCGTAAGTTGAGTCATGCGGTATATGATATCAAGTATCATATAGTGTGGATAACGAAATACCGCTTGCCGGTCTTGAGGGGACCAATCGCGAATCGCGTCAGGGAATTGATACGCGAGATATGTCGGGCCAATGATGTCGAAATCATCAAAGGACATGTGTCGAGAGAACATGTGCATATATTTGTATCAGCGCCACCCGACATATCGGTGAGTAAACTCGTACAATTGATAAAGGGCAAGAGCGCATATAAGCTTTTAGCAGAGTATAAGGGGTTAAATCGGGAATTCTGGGGGCGTCATATGTGGGCTCGCGGATATTTCGTGGCGAGTTCAGGGCACATCACGGATGAAATGATTATGAAATATATTGAAGATCAAGGCAAAGAGCCCACAGATACCGACTTTAAAACTGATGATGATCTTTATAGCAAGTCACGATTAAATTAATACGTATCCGCACGATTTGCCCACTATTGAAGAGGTGGTAGCGCGGTATTGTAAGGATAGAAACCTGATCCCCAAATAAAGAGGGTCGGAATACCGAGAAAATTACCCTAATAGATCGCCTCAACAAGCAAAGCCTTGTTAGCAACGTGTCCCCAAAAAGGTGGAAGAGCACATCAAAGCAGTACTCGGGACATCCGGAACTGCCGATAAGACCTAGATCGCCACGGAAACAGCAACCAGTTCAGCCCGTTGCGATGGACAGGATGTCCAAGTGCCGGGCGCGCGACAGGAGGTCGCGTCTGCGCCCGGCTGTGAGCCGAGTCCAGCACAGCCGGCGAGGCGAGTTCGGGCGTCAGGCTGTCGCGCCGCCTGAGCGACCGCGCGAGAGAGAGCCACGAGAGAGAGAGAGGGGGCGGCCCCTCTCTCTCTCTCGTGAAAGCATCCCCTGCCAGGGGGATGGAAAACGCGCGGTGAAGCATTCCCCGCTACGCGTCCAACCCCCTCCCATTCTTCCTGAACAATTCCTTAATCTCTAAAAACTTCTCCATGGTGAGAATCCGATACGCGGTATCGCCCCGCTCGCGAAAATAAATCTCCATCCCGGGATTCCGCTCGATATTGAAATACTCCTTCTTATAAGGCCTCACCATGATCTTCTGCGTGTCGTTTACGGGAAATGAGCTGATAACGCGGATATAATCCGGCATCCACTTGGGGTCCATGCCTCCCTCCTTCTGCTGGAGCATGAGCCAGGAATGCACGGCGCCGGGATCGAACGCGTGGTCCTTCTTGAGCTGGACCGTGATCATGACGTGCTCGTCGGCGACGGGGCAGGGGACGCCGTAGGCGACGGCGATGTCGACGCCGGGGATGTTCTGCGCGAACTGCATCACGTTCTCCGCCGAAAAGTTCTCGCCGTCCTTCCGGATCCAGTCGTCGGTGCGGCCGTTGAAGAAAAGGTAGCGCTTCCCCCCGACGACGCGCACGTGGCCCAGGTCGCTGGAGTGGTAGATGCCCCCGCGAAACTTGCTGACCGTGGCGTCCTTGTTGCCGTAGTAGCCTTCAAACCGGAGGTTGTTCGTGCCCACCTTCCTGCATATTTCCCCCACGGCGGCGTCATAGTTTTCCAACCGGCCGTTCCGGTCGACCACGCCCGGCGGGCATTCGTTCCCCGCTTCGCCGATAATAACGACGTCCCCGGGGGCGCGTCCCACGCTCTCAAGGGGATCGCCCGGCCTGTTCGCGGTCGTGATGACGGCCTCGGTCGAGCCGTATATCTCGAAGATGTGCTCCATGCCCAGGTAGCGCGTCAGCTTCTCGCGGTCGGGTACCGATGCGCCATTCCCGTAGGCTGCGCGGAATTTATTCTTAGGATGCGCGGCAAGGGCCCGCACGATCGCGTCTCCGCCCCCGTATTTTTTCTCGAGGGCGTCAATGATGTAATGGAGCGGCTGTCCCACGTAGTTGAGAAACGTCACGCCGTGTTCCAGCATGTCGCTTTCAAAGGCGCTGGCGCTGAATCTCCTCTTGAGCACGAAACTCCCGCCCACGATAAGCTGCGGCAGGATGCCGATATACCAGGCGTTGGAATGAAACAGCGGCATAGAGATGTAGCCACGGTCCCTCTTCGTGAGCTTCACGGCGAACTGCACGACGAAGCCCGCGCCCACGAGCTTGATGTGCGTACAGGGGACGCCCTTGGGCATTCCCGTCGTGCCGGAGGTATAGATGACGATGAGGGGGCTAAAGTTGTCGACGCGGACCAGGTAGCACCGCGGCGCCTTCGCGCCGCGTTCTTCTATGGAGTGCTCCAGGCTCCTGAAACCGGTTTTCCCGGTATCCATGCCCGCGCCCGCGCACAGGACGTCGTCTTCGCCCATCACGGTCAGGTCCTTTATGATCTTCCGGACCTCTTCGGCGGAATTCTCATTGACGATTAAAAACGAAATCTTCGCCTGCTCGATAACCCTCGCCAGCGTCTCGCCCCGAAACCCCGTGTTGATCGCGAACAGGACCGCGTTTACAAGTCCCGCTGCCAGGGAGGCAAACAGGTATTCCGGCGTGTTCTCCATGTACACGCCCAGGGACAAACGTTCATTCTTTCCGAGCTTTCCCCCGTCCACGAGGAGTTTGCGCCGCAACAGGAAAAAATCCGCGTATTCCACGGACCGGGCGTAGACCTCCCGGTAGGTATATTCCCTGCCCTCGAAGATGAAGAACACCCGGTTCCCGCGCCACCACATCCACCGCAGCGTGAGCTTGATCATGGTCTGGAAGTTGACGAACCATAAAAAGCGGCGGATCGGTGATTTTAGACTCATATGTCAGTTATTGCCCGGTGATGGCGTGTGTCAATAATAAAATGTCCGCCGCGTTAGGGTCGGAAAGCCGGTTAGGGCAATTATTTGGTAACTATCCGGTCGATCATAGCTTGAAAAAAGAAAAAATTCGCTCACATTAATGGGTGCTCTCCCGTATAGATAATTATATTACTAATTGACGGTGATGAGATAATGACTTATAAGGAATTGCTGAGGGTTTTAGAAAATGACGGGTGGTATATTTCACGACAGCGAGGAAGCCATCGGCAATATAAACATCCGGTAAAAAAGGGATTGGTAACGATCGCTCATCATGGGATCACGGAAACAATAGGGCCTAAGATGCTGAAAAGCATATTGAAACAGGCACAGATAGCATTATAGTGAGGCGGATGATGTACAGATATATCGTAATAATTGAAAAAACCGGGGATGGGTATAGCGCATCGGTCCCGGCGCTGCCCGGATGCGTGGCAATGGCCGATACGCGGAATGAAACCGAGGAGCTCATATACCAGGCGATACTATTCCATATCGAGGGGATGAAAGAGGCAGGCCTGGAAATTCCCACCGAGACTAATGTGGAAGTGGAAACGATGGTATTTGCATAAAGGAATTGCCTGGCGGTTGTATGAAAGAAAACCATATCCCTCCCTTTACCATTTCCTCCGCGATCGTATCGCGTGTTGCTGCAATTTCCCAATTAGTAGGCCGCCTTTCGGTCCTGGATGATGTATCAGATAATCTGCGGTTGCGAAAAATCAACCGCGTACGAACGATACAGGGCTCTCTCGCGATAGAAGGCAATACCCTCAGCGAAGAGCAGGTCACCGCGATACTGGAAGGGAAAAGGGTAGTCGCGCTGCCTCGTGAAATTCAGGAAGTCCGCAATGCCATAAAAGCCTATGATATTTTCGAGAAATGGGATCCATGTTCGAAGGATGACCTGTTGTATGCGCACCGCGTCCTGATGACAGGGTTACTTGATCGTCCGGGAACATTTAGAATCGGCGGAGTCGGGGTGATGGCCGGAGAGGCGATTGTCCACATGGCCCCTCCCGCGAAACGTGTCCAGTCACTAATGGACTATCTAATTAGGTGGCTTCAAAAGACAGACCTGCATCCTTTGATTGCGAGTTCGGTCTTTCATTACGAGTTCGAGTTTATACATCCTTTTGAAGACGGTAACGGCAGAATGGGGCGGCTCTGGCAAACTTTGATTCTTTACAAATGGAACCCGTTGTTTGCCCATGTTCCTGTGGAGAATATAGTCCATAAGCATCAGGCCGATTACTACGAGGCTTTAAACAGCAGTACCAGAAACGGGGAATCTTCAGCATTTATTGAGTTCATGCTTGCGATGATACTGGACGCTCTCGGGCCATTGGTAACCCCCGAAGTCGCACCCCAAGTCACCCCCGAAGTCAAAAAAATGCTTCTGATTATGGATGGCGAATTGTCCCGAAAGCAGATTCAGGAAAAACTCGGATTAAAGGACGAAAAACATTTTCGCGAGAGTTATCAACAACCGGCGGTGGCCCAGGGTCTCATCGAAATGACTATTCCCGGAAAACCGAACAGCCGCCTCCAGAAATACAGAATCACCCCGAAGGGCATCGCATGCAGTAAAGAGAAGCAATAACGTTAAAGCCCGCCGTCACCTGGAAGATCCATAATGATGGCTACTTCACTGAAAACTGTATACGGCGCATGTTGAAAACCGATAAAACTGTTAACGTAATTTTTAATA from Spirochaetota bacterium carries:
- a CDS encoding Fic family protein, translated to MKENHIPPFTISSAIVSRVAAISQLVGRLSVLDDVSDNLRLRKINRVRTIQGSLAIEGNTLSEEQVTAILEGKRVVALPREIQEVRNAIKAYDIFEKWDPCSKDDLLYAHRVLMTGLLDRPGTFRIGGVGVMAGEAIVHMAPPAKRVQSLMDYLIRWLQKTDLHPLIASSVFHYEFEFIHPFEDGNGRMGRLWQTLILYKWNPLFAHVPVENIVHKHQADYYEALNSSTRNGESSAFIEFMLAMILDALGPLVTPEVAPQVTPEVKKMLLIMDGELSRKQIQEKLGLKDEKHFRESYQQPAVAQGLIEMTIPGKPNSRLQKYRITPKGIACSKEKQ